CCGTGCTCGGCACGGTCTTCCCGATCCTGCCCGGCTCCATCCTGGCGATCATCACGCTCATCGCCTGGGCGTGGATCCTCGGCTCCCCGGCGGCGTGGACGGCCGCCGTGGTCGGCGTGGGGCTGGCCGTGGCCGGGATGAGCGCCTCCGCCGTGCTGACCGGCCGCACCATGCGCCGCGAGCGCATCCCGCACGGGCCCGTCCTGGTGGGCGTGGCCGGGGCCGTCGTCGGGATGTTCCTCATCCCCGTGGTCGGGCTGTTCGTGGGCTTCGCCGGCGGCCTGCTGGCCGCCGAGCTGGTCCGGCGCCGGGACGTGCGCGCGGCCGCCCGCTCCTCGTGGCAGGCGCTGAAGTCCATGGGCGCGGGGATCCTCGTGGAGTTCGCCTGCGCCGCCCTGGCGGCCTCGGCCTTCGCCCTCGGTGCCCTCGTGCACTTCCTCAACCGCTGAGCACCGCGCCCCGGGGCGCCGGCGCCGCGGGGCCGCACCGCTGACCACCTCGCCCACCGACCGCCCCGACCCGCAGACCACGCCACCCCGGAGGGAACCATGGGAACCTACGACATCCAGCTCGAGCAGACCGGCTCCGCCCCCGACTGGACCCTGCTCGTGCTGTGCGCCATCGCCGCCGTCCTGGGGCTGGTCGCCGCCGCGGTGGTGGTGCCGCAGTTCCTCGCCGCGGTGCGCGGGGAGCGGGCGGACGCGGGACGGACCGCGGCCGGGAACCGGGTGGGCCTGGCCATGGCCACCCTGCTCTCCGCGGTACTGGTGGTCGGCGGGATCATCGGCGTGGTGGTGTCCCTGACCGCCGAGGGGCTGTACCACGCCTCCGGCTTCGTGGAGGCGACGGGCACCGTGGACGGCCAGCGGTGGCTGAAGATCGCCGAGATGCCCTTCGCCGTGGCCTGGGAGGGCGGCGAACTGCAGGACGGCGACCGCGTCGGCGCCGCGTGCACGGAGGGCTCCGCCGTGCCCGGGCTCGACTGGACCTGCGCCCCGCCCGGGAACTGACCGCGGGCCGCCCGGTGCGCGGCCGCCGTCGGGCCGGGGGAACCCGGGGGCGACGCCCCGCCGTCGGGCCGGGGGCACCGGCCCCCATGATGACTTTGCGGGCAATACCCACCGGTCGGTAGTGCCCGCAAAGCATTGCTCGCAAGGCAGCGCCCGCACAGCGGCAGGGAGCGGGTCAGACGGCCGTGTTCGGCGCCTGTCCCGGGTCGCCGAAGCGCCGGGCCGCCTCGCGCTCGCGGTACCGGTCGAGCAGCGTCATGGCCGGTCCGGTGGTGACGCCGTGCACCACGATGGACAGGGCCACGACCAGGCCCACGATGGCCCACAGGTCGTCGCTCGTGGCGCCGAAGTCCCCCTCGCCGAGGGCGTAGGCGAGGTAGTACAGCGAGCCGATGCCGCGGATGCCGAAGAAGGCCGTGGCGGCGCGCTCCCGCGGGCCGGTCTTCCCCCCCGCGAGTCCGAGCCACCCGGCCAGGGGCCGCACCACGAGCAGCACGGCCAGGGCGACGGCCAGCTCGCGCCATCCGGCCTCCGCGAGCAGGCCGCGGGAGATGGCGCCGCCGAGCAGGACGAGGATGACCACCGTCAGCAGGCGCTCGAGCTGCTCGACGTAGCTGTGCAGCACCCGGTGGTAGCCGTGCGTCCGCTCGGCCGCGCGCACGGTCACGGCGCAGACGAACACCGCGACGAAACCGTAGCCCTCGACCGCCTCCGCGGCCCCGTAGGCCAGGAAGGTGGCCGCCAGCGCGACGAACCCCTCCGAGTGCTCGGCCAGCCGGTGGCGGCCGAACCGGGAGGAGAAGAACACCGCCGCCAGCAGCTTCCCGGTGCCCACCCCCAGCAGCACCCCGACGGCGATCCGCCACAGCACGTCCACGGCGAACCACTGCGGGAACCAGGCCGCGGGGGAGGTGCCGACCAGGCTGAGGGTGATGGCGAGGTAGACGAACGGGAAGGCCAGCCCGTCGTTGAGCCCGGCCTCGGAGGTCAGGCCGAAGCGCAGCTCGTCCTCCCGCTCGAGCGGCGAGCCCGGGCCGGATCCCTCGCCGTCCTCGCCGCCCTCGTCCTGTTCGTCGGCCGGCTCGCCGACCTGCACCTCGGAGGCCAGCACGGGATCGGTGGGGGCGAGGGCGGCCCCGACGAGGAGCGCTGCGGACAGGCCGAGGCCCAGCACCCACAGCCCCAGGAGCGTGAGCCCGAGGATGGACAGCGGCATGGCGATCCCCAGCAGCCGCCACGTGGTGGCCCACCGCCGCCAGCCCAGGGGACGGTCCAGCGCCAGGCCTGCGCCCATGAGGGAGATGATCACGCAGACCTCGGTCAGGTGGACCGCGACCTCGCGGTGGGCGATGGGGTCCGGGGTCGGGAGCTCGTCGATGAGCCCGAAGGCCAGCGCCCCGGCGGCGAGGAACACCATGGGCATCGAGACGGGGGCCCGGCGCAGCAGCCGCGGCAGGACCGCGGCGGCGAAGACGGCCGCGCCCGCCGCGACGAAGGCGACGCTGGGGGTCTCGAACATGGGCCGTCCCTTCCGGAGGGGACGAGGCTATCGTGCGGGGGCCGCCGCCGGGAACGCGGAGGCGGCCGTCGGGCGTGTGGAGGTGGCCGGAGGCGACGACGGCGGGGCGCCACCCACGGGAGGTGACGCCCCGCCGTCGGGCCGCGGAACCGCCCCTTGACGACTTTGCGGGCAGAACCGACCGGTCGGTTCTGCCCGCAAAGTGACGGGGGAGGGGGTGTCCGGGTCAGATGACCGGGCGGCCCTCCTTCTTCGCCTCGGAGACGTCGCGGAAGAACCCGCGCGCGATGAGGAACAGGATGACGGCCACGATCACGGGCCACATCAGTACGTACAGCGTCAGTGCGACGGTCATGGTGGTCCTTTCGGTCAGTCGTTGCGGGCGGTCGGGGCGGCGCCCTGGCCGGCGAGGCTGGCGCCGGCCGGGGTGGCCTCGTCCTGGACGGTCTCGGGGTCGAAGTCGCCGGTGAGGTCCTTGATCGTGCTGAAGTCGAAGTCCCGCTTCGAGCGGAAGGACATCAGGTAGCAGACCAGGAAGGACACCGAGTAGGCGACCAGCGAGGCCGAGAGGACCGTGTAGTCACGCAGGAAGAAGAGCGTGAACGGCAGGGCGACCACGGTGGCCAGGGCGCCGACGATGACCGCCGGCTTCAGGCCGAAGAACCCGAACGCCATGATCCCCAGCACCACGCCGATGCCGACGGTGGCCAGCAGCTCCACGGCGAAGCCCGTGGCACCGGTGAACGGGATCCACTCGAAGCGCACCGGCAGGAACGCGACCAGGGCCGCGATCACGGCGGCGGTAAAGGCCGCGTTGGTGACCTTCGGCCAGTAGAAGGACGCGATCACGGGGAACACCAGGCAGCCCCACAGGGCGCCGACGAACACGAGCAGGTCGAGGATGTTGAA
This genomic window from Citricoccus sp. SGAir0253 contains:
- a CDS encoding DUF456 domain-containing protein, whose product is MDLQIITTVVAGLLLTVAVLGTVFPILPGSILAIITLIAWAWILGSPAAWTAAVVGVGLAVAGMSASAVLTGRTMRRERIPHGPVLVGVAGAVVGMFLIPVVGLFVGFAGGLLAAELVRRRDVRAAARSSWQALKSMGAGILVEFACAALAASAFALGALVHFLNR
- a CDS encoding sodium:proton antiporter, which translates into the protein MFETPSVAFVAAGAAVFAAAVLPRLLRRAPVSMPMVFLAAGALAFGLIDELPTPDPIAHREVAVHLTEVCVIISLMGAGLALDRPLGWRRWATTWRLLGIAMPLSILGLTLLGLWVLGLGLSAALLVGAALAPTDPVLASEVQVGEPADEQDEGGEDGEGSGPGSPLEREDELRFGLTSEAGLNDGLAFPFVYLAITLSLVGTSPAAWFPQWFAVDVLWRIAVGVLLGVGTGKLLAAVFFSSRFGRHRLAEHSEGFVALAATFLAYGAAEAVEGYGFVAVFVCAVTVRAAERTHGYHRVLHSYVEQLERLLTVVILVLLGGAISRGLLAEAGWRELAVALAVLLVVRPLAGWLGLAGGKTGPRERAATAFFGIRGIGSLYYLAYALGEGDFGATSDDLWAIVGLVVALSIVVHGVTTGPAMTLLDRYREREAARRFGDPGQAPNTAV
- a CDS encoding putative transporter small subunit, with the protein product MTVALTLYVLMWPVIVAVILFLIARGFFRDVSEAKKEGRPVI